The segment GGACAGAGCCATCCATTCGCGATCGTCAAAAAAATCATTGTTTCGAAGTGAACTGATATTGTTTTTTATACCAGAAATCATTTCGTTCATCTGATTAATTGTTGATGGGCTCTTGGCCCTGACGGCAGCATCCACCACGGCGTCCAGCGCATTGGCCTGCCACCAGTAGTGCTGAGTATTCAGGTTCTTTTTATTATCCGTATTATAAACACCTTTTTCCGCGTTCCAATAAATTAGGTTCAGAGAATTGAATGAGGAATCAGCCCGAGATATCCAGGAAGGAGGCACCGGTTGTTTAGGTTCGTTTTCATCAGGATCCAGGTTAGATTCTTCTTTGCAACCCATAAGGGGAAGCAGTATTAAAATAAATTTTAAGAGTATCATCCTATTTTTCATTAGTAGATTTTCAAATGGTTCTTGAAGAATTTTTCTGCACATTTCCGCGCAGGTCTGAACCAGTCTTTAAAAATTTGGGCAATAGTGTACAAGGCCGCACAATGATGTGCGGCGTTATACATGTATGAAGAAATGTGAAGTTTTATTAAACTATCGAGTGCTTACGATAGCTCCATCTACTAAGGACAAATTGTTCTCCCCTTCCGTATCTGAAGCCCAGTCGGTGATCAAATCAGTTGTAGCAGGCTTGGCAAAAGGCCAGTAGCCAATCAGGCCAGTTTCATCCCCGTCGATAATAAAATCCATGTCTTCTTTGATTTCGGCTGCAGACCTTGCCACTCCCCAATAGCGCACATCAAACATTTTACCGACCAACCTTCTCTCAGGTTGTTTAAAACCCGCACTATTACCCAATGTAAGAGGCTGAGCTCCTTCTTGAGCAGCTACTTCACCCATTCTGTCTCTATCAGATGCATCTAGTGACCCTATTTCATTCCCATTGATGTAAGATTTCATAGTCGTACCATCAAAGGTGCATGCTATATGAACCCACTCATTTCTAGGAACAATAGCCCCGGGAACAGCCGTAACATCCGGTTGAAGTCTACTCTCTCCATCTGCATCCCCAATTGCAAAGTCAAGCGCGTCTCCATCTCCAACTCTTACATTCCACCCCCAAACACCGTCAGCATAAAACTCGGTAGAAGCCATTTGCCCAAAGAATCCCGGCTTATCCGTGTAGTAGACCCAGGTTTCGAATGTGAATTCGCCTCTATTGAAAATACTCGCGGAATTGCTACTTTGCTCCACGGCAATAGCATTTTCGGAACCATTGGCCGAAAACTGCAATGCTGCATCTTCAATCTCTCGAGCTGCAAATGCAAATCTGGCATCTTCGAGTGAGGTCAACGCGGCATCTATTTCTTCCTGAGTTGCAGCCTCGTTGTTGCTCACGGTTTGAGCGTCTGCCAAGGCCGTTTCCAGTGGTTCCTTAGAATTCTTATAGTACTCTCCAACACCGTTCCCCTCAACGGATGAAGAAAGCAAAGTCTCTACGGTTGATATTTCTGCTGTTAATGCTGTTAAATCAGTATTCGGACCTTTGTCCTCCCCGTCATCTCCGCATGAATTCAGGGTAAAAATCACAAGTACACCTAGGGACAGCACCAGGGCCCTAATCCCGTAAATTTTGGTTTTGTTGTTAAAATCAATCATTGTAGTTCAAGTTTAGATTTAATTAATATTCAATAAATATGCTTTTCGTTTGGTCATCTGGTTAATCCGGGTATCCTGGATTCTGATCCAGGTTTGGGTTTACGTTTCTACTGGACTGCGGAATAGGAAATAAGGTTCTGAATCCGTCACTCACCTCCTTATCCCACCAATTTCCAGTATACTTTTTGTATCTGATCATGTCCGTACGGCGTAAGCCCTCATAGGCCATTTCTCGTCCTTTTTCATCATACAATTCATCTAATGTTAGGTTTTGATAAGTTGGAACATTTGCTCTGTTTCGTATTACATTGATTGCATCAAGCACATCTTGAGGAACGATACCCCCATTCCTGAGAGAGGCTTCGGCTATATTGAAATATATCTCCGCTAACCTGAAAAGCACTATATCATTGGAGAACCCTACCGCACCATATTCTACCTGATACTTAATGTTTCTGGCACCTGAAGCTTCATTGCCATCTTCCATGTTTGGTACATCCAACTCAAAAACCAAGTGCTGTCCATTCTTGTCATTAGTTCCCAGAATAGGATTACCATCTCTTCCGTACTGTGGCCCCCACATAAACTGGCCTCTCAGCAAAGTCGGATCATTCTCGTTTCCGGGAATAAAAACTCTGGAGTCAAAAAAGCATCTGGCATCATTTAGGGTGTCATAAGTTTCTATAAACTCACGGACGCTGACCATACCGTTGTACCCACCATTTCCCTGATATCCAAACTGTGGTTCTCGCTGCTGCCAGTGGGTAGTGAATTGAAACATTTGCTGTAAATCATTTCCAAAAAGCTCATCGGCTGGAATAGCAAAAACATTTTCGTCGGAGGCATAATTATCGGTTTTGAAAGGAGCATCCCACTGTGCCTCCAGCGAGAACGAAGATCCCAATACCAAGCGACTAACTTCTATACAATCAGTCCATCTGGCCTCACCTGTATACACTTCAGCGTTCAGATATAGCCTTGATAGAAGACCATTGGCAGCTTCTTGAGTAAATCGTCCGTACCATCCTATATCACCTTTCTTAGGAAGGTTGGTCCTGATGTCCAGGATTTCTTCTTCGATAAAATTGAATACTTCTACCCTTGTATTGTTGGACGGGCTAAATTGGTTAATCGCGGTTACTAGCGGAACATTGCCAAACAGGTCGAGCAAATAATAGTAATATAGGGCTCTAAGTCCTCGTAGTTCAGCTTGATATTGTAGTTTGTCCGTAGAGTTAACCGCATCAATATCCTTAAAGTCAAAAAGCAGATTATTGCATAAAGCTATTCCTTTATACATGTCGTTCCAGGAAATAGCGAAAGAACCATCCTCCACAGTCCACTCATGGCGATGCAATCGAATCCAGTTTCCGTTATCAAAGCCATCTCTACCCTTGGTAGGCCAGGCAGCCTCATCCGTTGACAATTCTTGTAAGAGAAATACCCCGCATCCATTGGTGGAAAAATTGAGGAAGACTTGTCTTAGATGAGCATATGGCCTCATCACTGCCGACACCACTTCTTCTTCATTCTGATAGAAATTACTCGCTGTAACTTCACTATAAACTTCTTCATCCAAGTCTACACAACTGGATAGACTAATCCCTAGCAAAAATATTTTCAGTAAATTTTTCATGATCAAAATGTAATGTTGAGGCCTAGTAAATAAGTGGCAGATCTTGGGTAGAAACTACGTGTATCCCACCCGAAACTCAGCCCTCCGTTGGTTCCACTACCCACCTCCGGATCAATTCCAGAGTAGTTAGTCAATAATGCCACATTTGTAACCGTGGTGTAAATCCGCGCCTGTTTGAACACAGACACATTTTTCAGGTTATAACCGAGGGTAATGTTATCGAGTCTTAGATAATTACCCTTTTCCAGATAGTAATCAGAAAATCTTAGGCGATCATCGAGTGAAGACTGGGGCTCATCCAACATTGATTTGAAGTAATTGGATGGTGAATTTGCCGTATTCTCATACCATAACCGTTTCTCATTAAAAACATGATAACCTGCAGCTCCTACCATGTATATGGATAAATCAAATTGCCTCCAGCTAAACTGGTTGTTCAAGCTGAAAAAATACTTCGGGAGCCCATTCCCTATTACTTGGTAATCAATGTTTTCATCAATTCTTCCATCATTGTTTTGATCCTTGAATACCCATTTTCCATCAGAGCCGATCTCTTTAAACTTAAAGCCGTAGAATGTACCAACAGCTGTGCCTTCAGCCATCATATACAGAGACGTTGCTACATTTCCATAATCACCATAATAAATCGTATCTGCTTGAAACTGATCATTGGCCAGTGAAATGACTTCATTCGTATTGATAGAGAAAGTGGGTGTAATGTCCCACTTAAATTCATTGCCATCTATGGCCTTGAAAGTCCCTATGAATTCAATCCCCTGATTCTTAATTGATCCGACATTTGTGAATAGCACTGGCTCTAAACTTGGGGGTGTTTGTGTGTTAAAGGAACCAAGCAAATCATCTGTGATTCTGGTATAAAAATCTACCGAACCAGTCACTCGTTCAGATAAAACACCAAAATCCAATCCTATATTCAACTCCTTGCTTCGTTCCCATCTCAAATCCGGATTGGGGTTATTAATGGGGCCATAAGTGAAGATCCACTGCCCATTGTAAAGTGCTCTTCCGCTTTCACCTATTCTGGCAAGAGACTGATAAGGTGCAATTCCCTGACTTCTTCCTGTCACTCCATATCCGGCCCTCAATTTTAGGGATGAAATGAAGGGAAGGTCAGACATGAAGTCTTCTTGCGAAATTCTCCAACCACCAGAAACGGCGGGAAATAAACCCCACTTATTGTTCTCACCAAAAACACTCGCTCCCTCTTGTCTCAAACTAGCATTAAAAAGATACTTAGTCGACCAGGAATAGTTGAACCGCCCAAAAAAGGCAATGAGTCTATAGCTCTGTTTGAAACTTCCAAAATCAGCTCGGCCATCCTGCAGAAAGCTCCCAGCTCCGATATCATTGTATTTGAGCTTGTTGGTAAGGAAACCTCGATTGAACATATTGCTACCGTGCGTAACATTGTTGATCAAGCTATATCCAGCCAGTAGTTTGATGTTGTGTTTACCAAACTGTTGATTGAAGTTTGATGT is part of the Marinoscillum sp. 108 genome and harbors:
- a CDS encoding LamG-like jellyroll fold domain-containing protein; the protein is MIDFNNKTKIYGIRALVLSLGVLVIFTLNSCGDDGEDKGPNTDLTALTAEISTVETLLSSSVEGNGVGEYYKNSKEPLETALADAQTVSNNEAATQEEIDAALTSLEDARFAFAAREIEDAALQFSANGSENAIAVEQSSNSASIFNRGEFTFETWVYYTDKPGFFGQMASTEFYADGVWGWNVRVGDGDALDFAIGDADGESRLQPDVTAVPGAIVPRNEWVHIACTFDGTTMKSYINGNEIGSLDASDRDRMGEVAAQEGAQPLTLGNSAGFKQPERRLVGKMFDVRYWGVARSAAEIKEDMDFIIDGDETGLIGYWPFAKPATTDLITDWASDTEGENNLSLVDGAIVSTR
- a CDS encoding RagB/SusD family nutrient uptake outer membrane protein; amino-acid sequence: MKNLLKIFLLGISLSSCVDLDEEVYSEVTASNFYQNEEEVVSAVMRPYAHLRQVFLNFSTNGCGVFLLQELSTDEAAWPTKGRDGFDNGNWIRLHRHEWTVEDGSFAISWNDMYKGIALCNNLLFDFKDIDAVNSTDKLQYQAELRGLRALYYYYLLDLFGNVPLVTAINQFSPSNNTRVEVFNFIEEEILDIRTNLPKKGDIGWYGRFTQEAANGLLSRLYLNAEVYTGEARWTDCIEVSRLVLGSSFSLEAQWDAPFKTDNYASDENVFAIPADELFGNDLQQMFQFTTHWQQREPQFGYQGNGGYNGMVSVREFIETYDTLNDARCFFDSRVFIPGNENDPTLLRGQFMWGPQYGRDGNPILGTNDKNGQHLVFELDVPNMEDGNEASGARNIKYQVEYGAVGFSNDIVLFRLAEIYFNIAEASLRNGGIVPQDVLDAINVIRNRANVPTYQNLTLDELYDEKGREMAYEGLRRTDMIRYKKYTGNWWDKEVSDGFRTLFPIPQSSRNVNPNLDQNPGYPD